A genomic stretch from Natronomonas gomsonensis includes:
- a CDS encoding enoyl-CoA hydratase/isomerase family protein, whose product MAGSVSTETENNICTVEFENPGKRNALSPSMLDALQTALDDAEADNDVRVVVIRSSLEEGNFCAGFDLSAFDDDAGADESAAAFDGFARRLRSVNIPVVAMIDGITWGGGVELAATCDLQVASTDAGFGLPPAKLGIVYPARGIQRYLHLLGPADASELLYTGDPVDAERAREMGLVNDVVPSDEVEARTYELAESVAENAPLALAGMKRTIRAFLDKTALTPAEREWAADLRQTAYESYDHVEAMAAFEEGRDPEFEGH is encoded by the coding sequence ATGGCCGGCAGTGTTTCAACCGAGACCGAGAACAACATCTGTACTGTCGAGTTCGAGAACCCAGGAAAGCGCAACGCTCTCTCGCCGTCAATGCTGGACGCTCTCCAGACGGCCCTCGACGACGCCGAAGCTGACAACGACGTGCGGGTGGTGGTCATCCGGAGCAGTCTTGAGGAAGGGAATTTTTGCGCCGGTTTCGACCTCTCGGCGTTCGATGACGACGCGGGAGCTGACGAGTCGGCGGCCGCATTCGACGGGTTCGCGCGACGATTGCGGTCGGTCAACATCCCGGTCGTCGCCATGATTGACGGTATCACGTGGGGTGGTGGCGTCGAACTCGCGGCGACCTGTGACCTCCAAGTAGCGAGCACTGACGCAGGTTTCGGTCTCCCACCCGCAAAACTAGGTATTGTCTACCCCGCACGTGGCATCCAGCGATATCTGCACCTCCTCGGACCGGCCGATGCAAGCGAGCTGCTCTACACTGGCGACCCAGTCGACGCGGAGCGTGCCCGCGAGATGGGGCTGGTCAACGACGTGGTCCCGTCGGACGAGGTAGAGGCGCGAACGTACGAACTGGCTGAGAGCGTGGCCGAAAACGCCCCACTGGCGCTGGCCGGCATGAAGCGGACCATCCGGGCTTTCCTCGACAAGACCGCGCTCACGCCGGCAGAGCGCGAGTGGGCCGCCGACCTTCGGCAAACCGCTTACGAGAGCTACGACCACGTGGAGGCGATGGCGGCCTTTGAGGAGGGCCGCGACCCCGAATTCGAGGGTCACTGA
- a CDS encoding enoyl-CoA hydratase/isomerase family protein: MSDRPVILEYTHDGRAARLTLNRPNKNNAIDRALLETLTAQIEDIERANDVRVVTVRGAGGTFSAGADLAELKGTIEDGDRAGAAAFLDLIHETLDRLAAVTVPTVAIVEGFALAGGLETMLACDLTICSRDATLGDQHANFGLVAGGGGTQRLPRIVGPRRAKELIFTGRRLSPVEAKEWGLVNRVADPDDLDDAIEDLVDILAEKSGRAAGVAKYLVDRGADLDMETGLELEREQVCSYMFEDDAKEGLRAFADGRAPEF, encoded by the coding sequence ATGTCCGACCGACCAGTCATACTAGAGTACACCCACGACGGTCGCGCCGCCCGTCTTACGCTGAACCGGCCCAACAAAAACAATGCCATCGACCGGGCACTGCTGGAGACGCTAACGGCTCAAATCGAGGACATTGAGAGGGCAAACGACGTTCGCGTCGTTACTGTCCGAGGTGCGGGCGGGACTTTCTCTGCCGGTGCTGACTTGGCGGAGTTGAAAGGTACTATCGAGGACGGCGATCGCGCCGGGGCGGCGGCATTCCTTGACCTGATACACGAGACGCTCGACAGGCTTGCGGCTGTCACCGTCCCAACAGTCGCCATCGTCGAAGGATTCGCGCTCGCGGGTGGCCTCGAGACTATGCTTGCCTGTGATCTCACGATTTGCAGTCGCGACGCAACACTCGGCGACCAACATGCGAACTTCGGGCTCGTCGCCGGGGGCGGCGGGACCCAGCGGCTCCCGCGCATCGTCGGGCCCCGCCGTGCGAAGGAACTAATCTTCACTGGCCGCCGGCTGTCGCCTGTCGAGGCGAAGGAGTGGGGTCTGGTCAACCGTGTCGCCGATCCGGATGACCTTGATGACGCTATCGAGGATTTAGTCGATATACTGGCCGAAAAGAGCGGAAGAGCTGCTGGCGTTGCGAAATACCTTGTCGACCGCGGAGCCGACCTCGACATGGAGACAGGACTGGAACTCGAACGCGAGCAGGTCTGCTCGTATATGTTTGAGGACGACGCGAAAGAGGGGTTGAGGGCCTTCGCAGATGGGCGTGCTCCCGAGTTCTAG
- a CDS encoding acyl-CoA dehydrogenase family protein — MNTLVTLTDEQSMIADAVADLTAEYDHDYWQTCCREGHFVDELWAELGELGFLGIAVPEKYGGEEMGIPALATLIETFAAHGVPLLAFLSTTTMAPLPIIEYGSDNLKNRFLPGIASGDLRFAFAITEPHSGTNASRIRTSATRDGDEYVVNGEKTYITDAAGADYIQLVTRTTPYEDVANENPYHGGTLLVVDTDADGIETSPLDVSIPEPSGQYTVHFDDVRVPVNNRIGREDAGFSHVFSALNPERVVTAALAVGLGRFVIEKGADYANDREIFDAPTGSYQGVQHPLAGAKVAVEQAALTLQTAAAAHEAGQRNAAAAANVAKYAASEAADKAMDAAVQALGGNAFSHDYPLAALRDWTRFLRIAPVNNEMVLNYVGENLLDLPRSY; from the coding sequence ATGAACACACTCGTCACCCTGACCGACGAACAGTCGATGATAGCCGACGCAGTGGCCGATCTCACCGCAGAATACGACCACGACTACTGGCAGACCTGCTGTAGGGAGGGACACTTCGTCGACGAACTCTGGGCGGAACTCGGCGAGCTCGGGTTCCTCGGTATCGCCGTTCCCGAGAAGTATGGCGGCGAAGAGATGGGAATCCCAGCGCTCGCGACGCTCATAGAGACGTTCGCCGCCCACGGCGTCCCGTTGCTCGCGTTCCTGTCGACGACGACGATGGCGCCGCTCCCCATCATTGAGTACGGGAGCGACAACCTAAAAAATCGGTTTCTGCCGGGAATCGCCAGCGGTGACCTTCGATTTGCGTTCGCCATCACAGAGCCCCACAGCGGGACGAACGCCTCCCGGATACGAACCTCCGCCACACGCGATGGCGACGAGTACGTCGTGAACGGCGAGAAGACCTACATCACCGACGCGGCCGGCGCTGATTACATCCAACTCGTGACCCGTACCACCCCCTACGAGGACGTCGCCAACGAAAATCCCTACCACGGTGGCACGTTGCTAGTGGTGGATACGGACGCAGATGGCATCGAGACATCTCCGCTCGACGTGTCCATCCCCGAACCCAGCGGCCAGTACACGGTCCACTTCGACGATGTCCGGGTGCCGGTCAACAACCGCATTGGGAGGGAAGACGCCGGGTTTTCGCATGTGTTCTCGGCACTCAACCCCGAACGCGTCGTCACCGCGGCGCTCGCGGTCGGGCTCGGTCGGTTCGTCATAGAAAAGGGCGCCGACTACGCGAACGATCGAGAGATATTCGATGCCCCGACCGGCAGTTATCAAGGCGTTCAGCACCCGCTAGCCGGCGCGAAGGTTGCTGTCGAACAGGCCGCGCTCACGCTCCAGACGGCCGCAGCTGCACACGAAGCGGGACAGCGAAACGCCGCGGCTGCCGCGAACGTCGCGAAGTACGCCGCCTCGGAGGCCGCAGACAAGGCCATGGACGCGGCCGTACAGGCGCTCGGTGGAAACGCGTTCAGTCACGACTACCCGCTGGCCGCGCTCAGAGACTGGACACGGTTCCTCCGCATCGCGCCGGTGAATAACGAGATGGTGCTTAACTACGTCGGTGAGAACCTGCTTGACCTGCCCCGGAGCTACTAG